The following proteins come from a genomic window of Sorghum bicolor cultivar BTx623 chromosome 3, Sorghum_bicolor_NCBIv3, whole genome shotgun sequence:
- the LOC110433722 gene encoding uncharacterized protein LOC110433722 translates to MDDAAHHRQSEIVTLHCPNRLLGIGLQNEMACTDGQSSLRFFQTRHELYVVLEIFLRLSSLATLVRAALTCRAWRRAVASSPDFRRRFRTLHPAPPLLGIFIDSIKIDALYRPPCGPSFVAGGFRAWDLAGAVRGGDFFLTSLMERSTKNSYPYWEILDCRGGRILLTDAHDEDTPLIVLNPLMRRSAHEFRYPDPKQ, encoded by the exons ATGGACGATGCCGCCCACCACAGACAATCTGAAATCGTCACCTTGCATTGCCCAAACCGCTTGCTGGGCATTGGTCTCCAGAATGAAATGGCCTGCACCGATGGACAGAGCAGCCTTCGCTTCTTCCAGACACGCCATGAGCTCT ACGTGGTGCTGGAGATCTTCCTCCGCCTCTCATCCCTCGCCACGCTCGTCCGCGCCGCTCTCACCTGCCGGGCATGGCGCCGCGCGGTGGCCTCCTCCCCTGACTTCCGGCGCCGCTTCCGCAccctccacccggcgccgccgCTGCTCGGGATCTTCATCGACAGTATCAAAATTGACGCGCTGTACCGGCCCCCTTGCGGCCCCTCCTTCGTCGCTGGTGGCTTCCGTGCCTGGGACCTGGCCGGCGCCGTTCGCGGCGGGGACTTCTTTCTCACCTCCCTCATGGAGCGCTCCACCAAGAACTCCTATCCCTACTGGGAGATCCTTGATTGCCGCGGCGGCAGAATCCTTCTCACTGATGCACATGATGAAGACACTCCCCTCATCGTGTTAAACCCATTGATGCGGCGCAGTGCACACGAGTTCCGATACCCAGATCCAAAGCAATAG
- the LOC110433723 gene encoding uncharacterized protein LOC110433723: MQDPYFVLEGPTRAVMFSDVLSDPLIIEVDLKVKGATESEDGYLSFLVSPLTCSGMLSRVFKCAYTTKHSRLEFSLGHIVSSVEATIFVRVIDGSWPHGLHGLFTVSTTGFSDRNTTKYSAGVGHERIALLDSGGQEVPIAGDGKIKLSRNVISTENCGEVIFQVKALEGDIKVVEKDTIFHPLEASKSISELDMGFCKMEVTVFWSRVSCNP, from the coding sequence ATGCAGGATCCATATTTTGTACTGGAAGGTCCTACCCGTGCTGTTATGTTTTCAGATGTATTGTCCGATCCTTTGATCATCGAGGTTGACCTCAAAGTAAAAGGTGCTACTGAGTCTGAGGATGGATACTTGAGCTTTCTAGTTTCTCCATTAACATGCTCCGGCATGCTTTCACGTGTGTTTAAATGTGCCTACACTACCAAGCATAGCAGACTGGAGTTTTCGCTTGGCCACATTGTTTCCTCTGTGGAGGCTACGATATTTGTGAGAGTCATTGATGGGTCATGGCCACATGGTTTGCATGGTCTATTTACTGTTTCTACTACCGGTTTCAGtgacagaaataccacaaagtaTAGCGCTGGTGTTGGTCACGAGAGAATCGCCTTACTTGATTCTGGAGGTCAGGAAGTGCCTATTGCCGGTGATGGCAAGATAAAGCTTTCACGGAATGTTATCTCAACTGAAAATTGTGGAGAGGTGATATTTCAGGTCAAGGCACTGGAAGGTGACATCAAAGTTGTGGAAAAAGATACCATTTTTCACCCTTTGGAAGCTAGTAAAAGTATCAGTGAGCTTGACATGGGGTTCTGTAAAATGGAGGTCACTGTTTTTTGGTCGCGTGTTTCGTGCAATCCTTAG